The Constrictibacter sp. MBR-5 genomic interval GCTCTCGTTGCCGCCGAGGCCGAGGCCGGCGGCGATGTTGAGGGCGAACTGGTGGCCGCCGTGCGGGATGCAGCGCCGCGCCGACCAGCCGTTCTCCTCCAGCATGGCCAGCGTGCGCCGGTACTCGACGAGACCGTAGCTGAGCGCCGGGTCGAACTGCAGGATGTCGCGGTCCGGCCGCATGCCGCCGTAGCGGATCAGGTTGCGGGCGTCCTGCATCGAGAACAGGTTCTCGCCGGTCGCCATCGTGCCCGGATAATGCTTCGCCAGCTCCGCCTGGAGAGCGAAGTCGAGCGGGTCCCCGGCTTCCTCGTACCAGCGCAGGTCGTACGGCCGGAGCATTTCGGCATAGGCGATCGCGGTGGGAAGATCGTAGCGGCCGTTCGCGTCGACGGCGAGCGCCTGCCCGCTGCCGACGACCTCCAGCACCGCCTCGATCCGCCGGCGGTCCTCGTCGATGTCGCCGCCGCCGATCTTCATCTTCACGGTGCTGTAGCCCATGCCGAGATAGCGCTTCATCTCGGCCTGCAGGGCGCCGTCGTCCTTGCCGGGATAGTAGTAGCCACCGGCGGCATAGACGAAGACGCGCTCGTCCGCCTGCCCGCCGCGATAGGTGTCGGCGAGGTGGCGGTAGAGCGGCTTGCCCGCGATCTTCGCGACCGCGTCCCAGACGGCCATGTCGATGACGCCGACCGCGACGGACCGGTCGCCGTGGCCGCCCGGCTTCTCGTTCGCCATCAGCACGGCCCAGATCTTCTCCGGGTCGAGATTGTCGCCCGCCTCGTTCACCAGCGTCTTCGGGTCGGCCGCCTTCAGCCGCGGCAGGAACCGCTCGCGCAGCAGCCCGCC includes:
- a CDS encoding mandelate racemase/muconate lactonizing enzyme family protein, translated to MRIVDVVEKTVPIKSEIRNAFIDFSQMTCSVVAVVTDAVRDGEHVVGYGFNSNGRYAQGGLLRERFLPRLKAADPKTLVNEAGDNLDPEKIWAVLMANEKPGGHGDRSVAVGVIDMAVWDAVAKIAGKPLYRHLADTYRGGQADERVFVYAAGGYYYPGKDDGALQAEMKRYLGMGYSTVKMKIGGGDIDEDRRRIEAVLEVVGSGQALAVDANGRYDLPTAIAYAEMLRPYDLRWYEEAGDPLDFALQAELAKHYPGTMATGENLFSMQDARNLIRYGGMRPDRDILQFDPALSYGLVEYRRTLAMLEENGWSARRCIPHGGHQFALNIAAGLGLGGNESYPDVFQPFGGFADDVAVEDGMVGLPDAPGIGFERKANLWAVLRTLA